A single genomic interval of Desulfolucanica intricata harbors:
- a CDS encoding flavodoxin family protein produces the protein MLILALNGSPSRNGNTAELLKVALEAAGASGVETAFLQVSEAVNELKNPFCVNCSPVCEGKCFKDTKLAAMYDMLRRADGVLVGSPVYFGTVSAQLKAFWDKGRSLRKDKALLNVVGGALAVGGSRYGGQENTLRAIMDIMLVQGMTLVGDGFIENDAGHHGVSAQRPSVEDSDALKRARILGRRVLEVARATIDLRAHRQNK, from the coding sequence TTGCTAATTCTTGCGTTAAACGGTAGCCCTTCCCGAAACGGCAACACCGCGGAACTGTTAAAGGTTGCTCTGGAGGCAGCAGGTGCTTCCGGTGTTGAAACGGCTTTTCTCCAGGTATCCGAGGCCGTTAATGAACTTAAGAATCCTTTTTGTGTAAACTGCAGTCCTGTTTGTGAAGGTAAATGTTTTAAAGACACAAAACTGGCAGCTATGTATGATATGCTGCGGCGTGCAGACGGTGTTCTGGTAGGCAGTCCGGTCTATTTCGGTACTGTTTCCGCTCAGTTAAAGGCTTTTTGGGATAAAGGTAGGTCACTAAGAAAAGATAAAGCATTGCTCAATGTTGTTGGAGGTGCACTGGCCGTAGGAGGGTCACGCTATGGTGGTCAGGAAAATACTTTAAGAGCTATTATGGATATTATGCTGGTACAGGGAATGACCTTGGTGGGTGACGGATTTATAGAAAATGATGCGGGTCACCACGGTGTCAGTGCGCAAAGACCTTCGGTTGAAGACAGTGATGCTCTCAAACGTGCCCGTATTTTGGGCCGGCGAGTGCTGGAAGTGGCCCGGGCAACCATAGATTTAAGAGCTCATCGACAAAATAAGTAG
- a CDS encoding deoxyguanosinetriphosphate triphosphohydrolase, with protein MNLRQQSEQLERAYLSPLACFSDSSRGRRIPEAECSVRTVFQRDRDRIIHSKSFRRLKHKTQVFIIPEGDHYRTRLTHTLEVAQISRTVARALRLNEDLTEAIALGHDLGHTPFGHAGEAALSKILKSGFKHNEQSLRVVDVLESGRGLNLTYEVRDGILNHTGPVQPITLEGQIVRIADRIAYINHDIDDSLRGGVLTVDQLPEDCINILGRLHRDRINTMVLDLINTGLQYPGKIGLSEQIQKATDDLRSYLFKHVYVDSEAKREEIKATNLIQSLFSYFMENPGHLPGEHRAWINEMGVERVVVDYIAGMTDRYAIARFKKLFVPQGFPVV; from the coding sequence ATGAATCTCCGGCAGCAGTCGGAACAATTAGAAAGAGCTTATCTGTCGCCACTGGCATGCTTTAGCGACAGTAGCCGGGGGAGGAGAATCCCTGAGGCGGAATGTTCGGTTCGTACAGTTTTTCAGCGGGACAGAGACAGAATTATCCATTCTAAAAGTTTTAGAAGGCTCAAACATAAGACCCAAGTATTTATAATTCCGGAAGGTGATCACTACCGCACCAGGTTAACTCATACGCTGGAGGTGGCCCAGATCTCCCGGACCGTTGCCCGGGCCCTGAGGTTAAATGAGGACTTGACTGAGGCTATTGCTCTAGGACATGATTTGGGGCATACTCCTTTTGGTCATGCCGGTGAGGCTGCTTTAAGTAAAATATTAAAATCAGGTTTTAAGCATAATGAACAGAGTTTAAGGGTAGTTGATGTTTTAGAGAGTGGGCGGGGTCTGAACCTTACTTATGAGGTGAGGGATGGTATTTTAAACCATACCGGGCCTGTTCAGCCTATTACTTTAGAAGGACAAATTGTTAGAATTGCTGACCGTATTGCCTATATTAACCATGATATCGATGATTCCCTAAGGGGTGGAGTATTGACGGTTGATCAACTGCCCGAAGATTGTATTAATATTTTAGGTCGGCTGCACCGGGATAGGATTAATACTATGGTGCTTGATTTGATTAATACCGGGTTGCAGTATCCCGGTAAAATTGGCTTGAGTGAACAGATTCAAAAGGCTACTGATGATTTACGAAGTTATCTTTTTAAGCACGTCTATGTTGATTCAGAAGCAAAGCGGGAAGAAATTAAAGCAACAAATTTAATTCAGTCACTGTTTTCTTATTTTATGGAAAATCCGGGGCATCTTCCCGGCGAGCATAGAGCATGGATTAATGAAATGGGCGTAGAGCGCGTGGTGGTTGATTATATAGCCGGAATGACAGATCGTTATGCCATTGCGAGGTTTAAGAAGTTATTTGTGCCACAAGGTTTTCCGGTAGTCTAA
- the dnaG gene encoding DNA primase — MGGIIPQEIIEEVRVRTDIVQVISDYVPLTKKGQNYVGPCPFHYETKPSFTVSPEKQIFYCFGCNAGGNVFRFLMLKEALSFPEAVKKLALLVRVDIPEGQDAQNLDKILREQRTWKINNLVKEFYRYILSSHKIADPARKYLVKRGISVQSQELFQLGYAPPKWDGLTKFLQKKHNFSPEELVSLGLSGKNKSGRFFDRFRHRLVFPITNVQGQIVGFGGRALEEQEDPKYLNSPETEYFNKRCLLYGLHLAKQHIRKKGFAVIMEGYMDVITAHQYGIKNSVASLGTSLTAEQGKLLMRYAKEVVLAYDADQAGMKATLRGMDILQKLGFRVRVVTTPEGKDPDDFIRLAGAGAFEDLINNSTGLIEYKLEQFKKDNGWDSGNKALAVQSILPNLANIKGAVEREDAVKRAAGILNVSWEAILSDLQHFSENNTGKRLKSGKIAKNKYSMLDNGQNKMDAREKAEQGLLILVLEKPSLVDNIKSELGDSFFRNRVYQKIFDVLSKEHIKPNYQSSILFNFLNDEEQNTLSHLLMKKIPGDNLVQIISDFVSAVKRSMRKERKEKLLKKLAELEKNGDRESMVLILEELQHLY, encoded by the coding sequence GTGGGGGGGATTATACCACAAGAGATAATTGAAGAGGTTCGGGTACGTACAGATATTGTGCAGGTAATTTCAGATTATGTACCGTTGACAAAGAAAGGCCAAAATTATGTTGGTCCTTGTCCCTTTCATTATGAAACGAAACCCTCATTCACAGTGAGTCCGGAAAAGCAAATTTTTTATTGTTTTGGCTGTAATGCAGGTGGAAATGTTTTTAGGTTTCTAATGCTTAAGGAGGCTTTAAGTTTTCCTGAAGCTGTGAAAAAGTTGGCACTTTTAGTACGAGTGGATATCCCCGAAGGGCAAGACGCACAAAATCTTGATAAAATTCTCAGGGAACAGCGAACTTGGAAAATTAATAACTTGGTAAAAGAATTCTATCGTTATATTTTATCGAGTCACAAAATAGCCGATCCGGCTCGTAAGTACCTGGTTAAGCGAGGGATTTCCGTACAGAGCCAAGAATTATTTCAACTAGGTTATGCACCTCCTAAATGGGATGGTCTTACTAAGTTTTTACAAAAAAAACATAATTTTTCGCCGGAGGAGCTGGTTTCTTTAGGTTTGTCCGGCAAGAATAAGTCCGGCCGGTTTTTTGACCGGTTTCGACATCGATTAGTCTTTCCCATTACTAATGTTCAAGGGCAAATAGTTGGTTTTGGCGGGCGTGCTTTAGAGGAACAGGAGGATCCTAAATACCTGAACTCGCCGGAAACAGAGTATTTTAATAAACGATGTCTTCTTTATGGTTTGCATTTGGCCAAACAGCATATTCGAAAAAAAGGCTTTGCTGTAATTATGGAAGGTTATATGGATGTGATTACAGCACACCAATATGGAATAAAAAACTCTGTAGCCTCACTGGGTACCAGCCTTACAGCGGAGCAAGGTAAGTTACTGATGCGTTATGCCAAAGAAGTGGTTCTTGCCTACGATGCGGATCAGGCCGGAATGAAAGCTACCTTACGGGGTATGGATATTTTGCAAAAACTAGGCTTCCGTGTGCGGGTGGTGACTACTCCGGAGGGAAAGGATCCGGACGACTTTATTCGGTTAGCCGGAGCCGGTGCTTTTGAAGATTTGATTAATAACTCAACCGGCTTGATTGAATATAAGCTGGAACAATTTAAAAAAGATAACGGCTGGGACTCTGGTAATAAAGCTTTAGCCGTTCAATCTATACTCCCCAATTTAGCTAACATAAAAGGTGCTGTTGAAAGGGAGGATGCCGTAAAAAGGGCAGCCGGCATTCTTAATGTAAGTTGGGAGGCTATTCTAAGTGATTTGCAGCATTTTTCGGAGAATAATACTGGGAAACGGTTAAAATCGGGAAAAATTGCTAAAAATAAGTATAGTATGCTAGATAATGGTCAGAATAAAATGGATGCCAGAGAAAAGGCTGAGCAAGGGCTTTTAATACTTGTTTTAGAAAAGCCGTCCCTGGTTGATAATATTAAGAGCGAGTTGGGAGATAGCTTTTTTCGAAATCGAGTTTATCAAAAGATATTTGATGTACTGAGTAAAGAACACATTAAACCTAATTACCAATCTTCGATTTTGTTTAATTTTCTTAATGATGAAGAGCAGAATACCTTAAGTCACTTATTAATGAAGAAAATTCCCGGGGATAACCTGGTTCAAATAATATCAGACTTTGTTAGTGCTGTCAAACGGTCTATGCGCAAGGAACGTAAAGAAAAGTTATTAAAAAAACTTGCAGAATTAGAAAAGAATGGTGACCGGGAGAGTATGGTGCTAATACTCGAAGAATTACAGCATCTGTATTAA
- the rpoD gene encoding RNA polymerase sigma factor RpoD, with protein MRDEKIRENVKALIEQGKKQGFLTYDAIMNVLQGVELSPDQIDDVYEKLSGMGIDVLAAEPDMDKSHDKHEEEVEVDLSVPEGIGIDDPVRMYLKEIGRVPLLSSEEEVELAKRMEQGDEEAKRRLAEANLRLVVSIAKRYVGRGMLFLDLIQEGNMGLIKAVEKFDFRKGFKFSTYATWWIRQAITRAIADQARTIRIPVHMVETINKLIRVSRQLLQELGREPTPEEIAHEMNVSEEKVREIMKIAQEPVSLETPIGEEEDSHLGDFIEDHDARAPAEEASFTLLREQLDDVLQTLTDREQKVLRLRFGLDDGRARTLEEVGQQFGVTRERIRQIEAKTLRKLRHPSRSKKLKDYLD; from the coding sequence ATGAGGGACGAAAAGATCCGAGAAAATGTTAAGGCTTTAATTGAACAGGGTAAAAAACAGGGATTTTTAACCTATGATGCAATTATGAACGTTCTGCAAGGAGTTGAACTTTCACCGGATCAAATTGACGATGTTTATGAAAAATTATCCGGTATGGGAATAGACGTGCTGGCAGCAGAACCTGATATGGATAAGTCCCATGATAAACATGAAGAAGAGGTTGAAGTTGATTTAAGTGTACCGGAAGGTATTGGAATAGATGACCCGGTACGAATGTATTTAAAAGAAATTGGCCGGGTTCCTTTGTTGTCTTCCGAGGAAGAAGTTGAATTGGCTAAACGTATGGAGCAGGGTGATGAGGAAGCTAAGCGTCGTTTGGCTGAGGCAAACCTACGTTTGGTCGTTAGTATTGCTAAGCGTTATGTAGGACGTGGGATGCTGTTTTTGGATTTAATTCAAGAAGGAAATATGGGTCTTATTAAGGCCGTCGAAAAGTTCGATTTTCGTAAAGGCTTTAAATTCAGTACTTACGCTACCTGGTGGATTAGGCAAGCCATCACCAGAGCCATTGCAGACCAGGCTAGGACAATTCGGATTCCTGTGCATATGGTTGAAACCATAAATAAACTGATACGGGTTTCGCGTCAATTGCTTCAAGAACTTGGACGGGAGCCAACCCCTGAGGAAATAGCGCATGAAATGAATGTTTCTGAGGAAAAGGTACGGGAAATTATGAAAATAGCCCAGGAGCCTGTTTCACTGGAAACACCTATTGGGGAAGAAGAAGATTCACATCTGGGAGACTTCATTGAAGATCATGATGCCCGTGCTCCGGCAGAAGAAGCTTCATTTACTCTGCTTCGGGAACAGTTGGACGATGTACTCCAAACATTAACTGACAGGGAGCAGAAGGTTTTAAGACTACGCTTTGGTTTGGACGACGGGCGGGCCCGTACCTTGGAAGAGGTGGGGCAGCAATTTGGTGTAACCCGCGAGCGAATTCGCCAAATTGAGGCTAAGACTCTACGTAAGCTTCGCCATCCCAGCCGCAGCAAAAAATTAAAGGATTACCTTGATTAG
- a CDS encoding tRNA (adenine(22)-N(1))-methyltransferase codes for MELGKRLREIASFVPCGSIVADIGTDHALLPINLVEKGLSPRAIASDVHRGPYEAAKEAICARGLREKIDLRLGDGLKILSPGEAHVAVIAGMGGNTIREVLNASPEVVGSLKRLILQPMADIYDLRRWLVHNGWLLADEKLVSEGERLYVIIAADPGVEKVTDPLSLEIGPRLLEKQDPYLPFFLEKKVQDLERILSGLSNSQKSQNQKKARDVKKKLFEIRRVLRQCR; via the coding sequence TTGGAACTGGGCAAGCGTCTCCGTGAAATAGCATCTTTTGTTCCCTGTGGGAGTATTGTGGCTGATATTGGTACTGACCATGCGCTGCTTCCTATAAATCTAGTTGAAAAAGGATTATCACCAAGGGCGATTGCTTCGGATGTTCACCGGGGGCCTTATGAGGCAGCAAAGGAAGCTATTTGCGCCAGGGGCCTAAGGGAAAAGATTGACTTGCGCCTGGGAGACGGGCTTAAAATTTTGTCTCCGGGGGAAGCTCATGTGGCAGTGATTGCCGGAATGGGCGGCAATACAATTCGAGAGGTACTAAACGCTTCTCCCGAAGTAGTTGGTTCACTAAAAAGATTAATTTTACAACCTATGGCTGACATATATGATTTGCGCCGCTGGCTGGTACATAACGGGTGGTTATTGGCTGACGAAAAACTGGTCAGTGAAGGTGAGCGTTTATATGTGATTATTGCTGCTGACCCCGGTGTTGAAAAGGTTACTGATCCTCTTTCTCTGGAAATCGGCCCGCGCCTTTTGGAAAAACAGGATCCCTATTTGCCTTTTTTTTTGGAAAAAAAGGTCCAAGATTTAGAGAGAATTTTATCTGGTTTGTCTAACAGCCAAAAGTCACAGAATCAGAAAAAGGCCCGAGATGTGAAGAAAAAGTTGTTCGAAATTAGGAGGGTTTTACGCCAATGCCGGTAA
- a CDS encoding Nif3-like dinuclear metal center hexameric protein: protein MPVINSDIIKIIDDFAPQTLAEEWDNSGWQLGDPRAKVDKVLLTLDVNAQLLEEAVQEGVQLIISHHPLFFKGFKNIRLDRPEGRLIAGLIKNDIAVYAAHTNLDSAAEGVNHVLAEKLGITEVKTLNPGVPEKLYKLVVFVPVSHIDQVRDAAAGAGAGWIGNYSDCTFQVQGTGTFRPLAGTNPFIGRQGELEKVEEIRLETVVPERLKNNVLTAILKAHPYEEVAYDLYTLANPVSAPGLGRIGKLNTGTSLGELAGRVKSVLNINTVRVGGSTEQPVHKVAVCGGAGASLWKQALSKGADVYITGDIKYHEAQDMLAAGLNFIDAGHFSTEYIILPALYEHLIKVCSEKGFNLEIILSKNQKDVFVYL from the coding sequence ATGCCGGTAATAAACAGTGATATTATTAAAATTATAGATGATTTTGCACCTCAAACACTGGCCGAGGAATGGGATAATTCCGGCTGGCAGCTGGGTGACCCCCGGGCGAAGGTTGATAAGGTGCTGCTAACTCTTGATGTAAATGCACAATTATTAGAGGAGGCAGTTCAAGAAGGGGTTCAATTGATTATCAGTCATCATCCTTTGTTTTTTAAGGGTTTTAAAAATATTCGTTTAGACCGGCCTGAGGGAAGATTAATTGCCGGTTTGATTAAAAATGATATTGCTGTCTACGCGGCACACACCAACCTGGACAGTGCTGCAGAAGGTGTAAATCATGTTCTGGCCGAAAAACTGGGAATTACAGAGGTGAAAACTTTAAATCCCGGTGTGCCGGAAAAACTGTATAAATTAGTGGTTTTTGTTCCGGTAAGTCATATAGACCAGGTCAGAGATGCAGCAGCCGGGGCAGGGGCAGGATGGATTGGTAATTATAGTGATTGTACCTTTCAAGTGCAGGGTACCGGTACTTTTCGTCCGCTGGCCGGGACTAATCCTTTTATTGGCCGGCAAGGTGAATTAGAAAAAGTTGAAGAGATCCGTTTGGAAACCGTTGTTCCCGAAAGACTCAAAAACAATGTTCTGACAGCTATACTTAAGGCCCATCCTTATGAGGAAGTAGCCTATGACTTATATACTCTGGCTAACCCGGTGTCTGCTCCGGGATTGGGTAGAATCGGCAAACTCAACACCGGAACCTCACTTGGGGAACTGGCAGGCCGGGTTAAATCCGTCCTGAACATTAATACAGTCCGGGTAGGTGGTTCCACAGAACAGCCGGTGCATAAAGTAGCCGTATGCGGTGGTGCCGGTGCATCTCTTTGGAAGCAGGCTTTAAGTAAAGGAGCGGATGTATATATCACCGGAGATATAAAATACCACGAAGCCCAGGATATGCTGGCTGCGGGACTAAATTTTATTGATGCCGGGCACTTTTCCACAGAATATATTATTTTACCCGCTTTGTATGAGCACTTAATTAAAGTGTGCAGTGAAAAAGGTTTTAATCTAGAAATTATTTTATCTAAAAACCAAAAAGATGTTTTTGTGTATTTATAG
- a CDS encoding zinc ribbon domain-containing protein: MALKILWQIQETEKLQFRLEKQLKEDEVAKKLRDIKHKIINMQERVKGIKDKDNNLKHKGDILEQEIAGLNQEIKSINERLYTDKNTNFKELSAHTKQLDKIKTQREEVENKYLGLLEQREDLLNEFKKIKVELKSAQEEFKKLHKTYENKRANIRKVLESIPTARSELIESIDKKLWLKYLELKKKYPDPLSRVDKGICSGCHIGLYTDEINRLKKEIVFCSHCGRILIPGNSEENQSAC, encoded by the coding sequence ATGGCTTTAAAAATATTATGGCAAATACAGGAAACGGAAAAGCTCCAGTTCCGGTTAGAAAAACAGTTGAAAGAAGATGAAGTCGCGAAAAAATTGAGGGATATAAAACATAAGATTATTAATATGCAGGAACGGGTTAAAGGTATCAAAGATAAAGATAATAACCTGAAGCATAAGGGCGATATTTTAGAACAGGAAATAGCCGGACTTAATCAGGAAATTAAATCAATTAATGAAAGGCTTTATACTGACAAAAACACTAATTTCAAGGAATTATCAGCTCATACAAAACAATTAGATAAGATAAAAACACAACGGGAAGAGGTTGAGAATAAATATTTAGGTCTATTAGAGCAAAGGGAGGATCTGCTGAACGAATTCAAAAAAATTAAGGTAGAATTAAAATCTGCACAAGAAGAGTTTAAGAAACTCCATAAGACCTATGAAAACAAAAGAGCGAACATTAGAAAGGTGCTGGAAAGTATTCCTACGGCCCGGAGTGAGTTAATTGAGTCTATAGATAAAAAGTTGTGGCTTAAATACCTGGAATTAAAGAAAAAATATCCTGATCCTTTATCCAGGGTAGATAAAGGTATTTGTTCGGGTTGCCATATTGGTTTATATACTGATGAGATAAACAGATTGAAAAAAGAAATAGTTTTTTGCAGCCATTGTGGTCGTATATTAATTCCGGGAAATAGTGAAGAAAATCAGTCAGCTTGTTAA
- a CDS encoding YkgJ family cysteine cluster protein, whose product MSFNLLSDKQLEKLVLDHNYEIHISNIYQLYQIIDHTNLIIKEYYNTPDCHRCGICCSGVFDVTPVEAQVIWEALTGNYIPRGLFPPLPEETLAHRFNLAKKQLDTVLRDNSFICPFYHHQVGCLIYKVRTLICRVFEVAVPNFDFIDEIKEELFGKTAASNSGILCPNLKEAKEYPSTFVVWDLEGLTTLLEKMYPGAAVYEARLLSFFKYMEKDLDLNGIPSSFKLKDYIKVVSSVG is encoded by the coding sequence TTGAGCTTTAATCTATTATCAGATAAACAACTGGAAAAACTAGTTTTAGACCACAATTACGAAATACACATTAGTAACATCTACCAGCTGTATCAAATTATCGATCATACGAATTTAATTATAAAGGAATATTATAACACACCCGATTGTCACAGGTGTGGAATCTGCTGCAGCGGCGTCTTTGACGTTACCCCCGTTGAGGCACAGGTAATCTGGGAAGCACTAACCGGCAATTATATTCCCAGAGGTTTATTTCCTCCGCTCCCGGAAGAAACGCTTGCTCACCGTTTTAATCTGGCTAAAAAACAGCTAGACACAGTACTAAGAGACAATTCATTTATCTGCCCTTTTTACCATCATCAAGTAGGCTGTTTAATTTATAAAGTAAGAACCTTAATCTGCAGGGTTTTTGAAGTGGCTGTACCAAATTTTGATTTCATTGATGAAATCAAGGAAGAACTTTTCGGAAAAACAGCTGCATCAAACAGCGGTATCCTGTGTCCTAATTTAAAAGAAGCCAAAGAATACCCCAGTACCTTTGTAGTTTGGGATTTGGAAGGGTTGACCACACTGCTGGAAAAAATGTACCCGGGGGCTGCCGTTTATGAAGCCAGATTATTATCATTCTTTAAATATATGGAAAAAGATTTAGATTTAAACGGAATACCGTCAAGTTTTAAACTAAAAGACTATATAAAAGTAGTTTCTTCTGTCGGGTAA
- a CDS encoding type II toxin-antitoxin system death-on-curing family toxin, translated as MVKYLNAEQVKTLHNLIDPQTTTIKDKDALITALAGPQATISGEDAYSTIDEKAAVLLDHLINEKPFKTANRRTALLAYLVFLYLNNHQVTASTGKLVELVDSIASKTVHISDLVNFTRHATKVVSAELNNFNEAAELMLKKYENALDALS; from the coding sequence TTGGTAAAATATCTTAATGCAGAACAAGTCAAAACCCTTCACAATCTAATCGATCCACAAACCACCACTATAAAGGATAAAGATGCCCTGATCACTGCCCTGGCCGGGCCGCAGGCAACTATTTCCGGAGAAGATGCCTATTCTACGATAGATGAAAAAGCCGCCGTTTTACTCGATCATCTAATTAATGAAAAGCCTTTTAAAACAGCTAACAGACGCACGGCTCTTCTTGCGTATCTGGTATTTCTATATTTAAACAATCACCAGGTAACAGCCTCAACCGGAAAACTAGTGGAGCTGGTGGATTCAATTGCTTCTAAAACGGTCCATATAAGTGATCTGGTTAACTTTACCAGACATGCCACCAAGGTTGTCTCTGCTGAATTAAACAACTTTAACGAGGCAGCTGAGTTAATGCTAAAAAAATATGAAAATGCTTTAGATGCACTTTCTTAA
- a CDS encoding spore coat associated protein CotJA, with protein MKRRYNPKFMPHPTMPPRPKKEFKKGPPQVEPKEVETLPEELNERPNDADYGFGPVPPGGPYTNPGWGGDMGKTWPLAEARVRWQRYGQVFNPAEALQRGTIFPELYRPYPG; from the coding sequence ATGAAACGGCGTTATAACCCAAAGTTTATGCCGCATCCAACTATGCCGCCGCGCCCTAAAAAAGAATTTAAAAAAGGGCCCCCACAGGTTGAGCCTAAGGAAGTTGAAACTTTACCTGAAGAATTAAATGAGCGCCCTAATGATGCAGATTATGGATTCGGGCCGGTACCACCCGGCGGGCCATATACTAACCCCGGTTGGGGCGGGGATATGGGAAAGACGTGGCCCCTGGCTGAGGCTCGTGTGCGCTGGCAACGGTATGGCCAGGTTTTCAATCCGGCTGAAGCTTTACAGAGAGGGACAATATTTCCAGAGCTGTATCGACCTTATCCGGGTTAA
- a CDS encoding spore coat protein CotJB: MHQDRLIMLRQIMELEFTAVELNLFLDTHPDSSEALNYFNQISEELRQAKAQYEMNYGPLMNYGFSPSQYPWQWIEEPWPWEIDY; this comes from the coding sequence ATGCATCAAGATAGATTAATAATGCTAAGACAAATTATGGAACTTGAGTTCACCGCTGTCGAATTGAATCTTTTTCTTGATACGCACCCGGACAGCAGTGAGGCCTTAAATTATTTTAACCAAATTTCTGAGGAACTACGCCAGGCAAAAGCTCAGTATGAAATGAACTATGGCCCTCTGATGAACTATGGTTTCTCACCCAGCCAATATCCCTGGCAGTGGATAGAGGAGCCATGGCCCTGGGAAATTGATTATTAG
- a CDS encoding manganese catalase family protein produces the protein MWIYEKKLEYPVRVTQKDVKMAKYLITQYGGPDGELSAALRYLNQRYTMPTGKSKGLLTDIGTEELAHLEIIATMVYKLLKGATPEELRAVDLGGHYAQHDNALFYTDANGVPWTAAYIQATGDPITDLHEDMAAEQKARTTYEHLIHLTDDPALKDGLRFLREREVVHFQRFGEALNDVQEFMNSKKIF, from the coding sequence ATGTGGATTTACGAAAAGAAGTTGGAATATCCCGTCCGGGTGACTCAAAAAGATGTAAAGATGGCAAAATATTTAATTACCCAGTACGGCGGGCCGGACGGAGAACTGTCTGCGGCGTTACGCTATTTAAATCAGCGGTATACTATGCCTACCGGTAAGTCTAAAGGTCTATTAACAGATATTGGCACCGAGGAGTTGGCTCACTTGGAGATTATTGCCACTATGGTTTATAAATTATTAAAGGGGGCTACTCCGGAAGAGCTCAGGGCAGTGGATTTAGGAGGACATTATGCACAACATGATAATGCCCTTTTTTACACGGATGCCAATGGTGTTCCCTGGACAGCAGCCTATATTCAGGCCACCGGGGATCCCATAACTGATCTTCATGAAGATATGGCTGCCGAGCAAAAGGCCAGAACTACTTATGAACATCTTATTCATTTAACAGATGACCCGGCACTTAAAGATGGTTTAAGGTTTTTAAGGGAAAGGGAAGTAGTGCATTTCCAGCGATTTGGTGAAGCTTTAAACGATGTACAGGAATTTATGAACAGCAAGAAAATATTTTAA
- a CDS encoding iron-containing alcohol dehydrogenase: MALGEQVYGYYIPTVNLMGVGAAKEVGNQIKVLGGKKALIVTDAVLNKLGMAEQIKAQVEEAGAKAVIFDGAEPNPTDINVHEGLKVFQDNNCDMIISLGGGSSHDCAKGIGIVATNGGSIRDYEGVDKSSKAMPPFIAINTTAGTASEMTRFCIITDTDRHVKMAIVDWRVTPNVAINDPLLMVGMPPALTAATGMDALTHAVEAYVSTAATPVTDSAALMAIKLISDNLRNAVANGQNMEARDKMAYAEFLAGMAFNNASLGYVHAMAHQLGGFYNLPHGVCNAILLPHVESFNLISNPQRFVDIAVAMGENVEGLSVREAADKAISAIRQLSVDVGIPTGLAGLGVKEEDLEIMAQNAMKDACSFTNPRTATLQEIIEIYRKAL, from the coding sequence ATGGCTTTAGGAGAACAAGTATACGGTTATTATATCCCTACAGTGAACTTGATGGGTGTCGGTGCAGCTAAAGAAGTTGGAAACCAGATTAAAGTATTGGGTGGCAAGAAAGCTTTAATAGTTACTGATGCTGTATTGAACAAGTTGGGTATGGCTGAGCAAATTAAAGCTCAAGTAGAAGAAGCCGGTGCAAAAGCAGTTATCTTTGACGGAGCAGAGCCCAACCCCACAGATATTAACGTCCATGAAGGTTTAAAAGTATTTCAAGATAATAATTGTGACATGATTATTTCCCTGGGTGGCGGAAGTTCCCATGATTGTGCAAAGGGTATCGGTATTGTAGCTACTAATGGTGGTAGCATCAGAGATTACGAAGGTGTGGACAAGTCCTCCAAGGCTATGCCGCCTTTTATTGCAATTAACACTACTGCCGGTACTGCCAGTGAAATGACACGTTTCTGCATCATCACTGATACAGATCGCCACGTTAAGATGGCTATTGTTGACTGGAGAGTAACCCCTAACGTAGCTATTAACGATCCGCTGTTAATGGTTGGTATGCCCCCTGCATTAACCGCAGCAACAGGTATGGATGCCCTGACTCACGCTGTAGAGGCTTATGTATCCACTGCTGCCACACCGGTAACTGATTCCGCAGCTTTAATGGCAATAAAATTAATTTCTGATAACCTTCGTAATGCAGTGGCTAACGGCCAGAATATGGAAGCCCGGGATAAAATGGCTTATGCTGAATTTTTAGCCGGAATGGCGTTTAATAATGCCAGCCTTGGTTATGTACACGCTATGGCTCACCAGCTTGGTGGTTTTTATAACCTGCCGCACGGTGTTTGCAATGCTATCCTGCTGCCGCATGTAGAAAGCTTTAACTTAATTTCCAACCCACAGCGCTTTGTTGATATTGCTGTAGCCATGGGTGAGAATGTTGAAGGTTTGTCCGTACGCGAAGCAGCTGACAAAGCAATCTCCGCTATCCGGCAGCTTTCAGTTGATGTGGGAATTCCTACTGGTTTAGCCGGTCTTGGCGTAAAGGAGGAAGATTTAGAAATCATGGCTCAAAACGCTATGAAGGATGCCTGCAGCTTCACTAACCCGCGGACAGCTACCCTGCAGGAGATTATCGAAATCTATCGTAAAGCTCTGTAG